The following DNA comes from Bos indicus x Bos taurus breed Angus x Brahman F1 hybrid chromosome 5, Bos_hybrid_MaternalHap_v2.0, whole genome shotgun sequence.
CCAAATCAGGAGCATCTACAGAATTCTGTGACTGCAGTTTCCAAGACCAAGATGCCTGTGTTGTGAATAAGCAGCTGCCGGATCAAGAAGTCCATATTACAGCTGGCAGCTTTGTGGCCTTTGCTTCCCTTCTGTCGTGTGCATCTTCACTAATGTAGTGAGCAGCCGAGCCTGTGGTCTGCTCTAACACTGGAACTCACTCAGTAGTGTAAATTACCTTTACattgctgtttatttttgctagttATACATTATTCTTCAAAGAGCCAGCTAAGGCTTTCATACAATTATGTAGCTGCTGTTTTTACCAATGGTTGCTATGATTGAATATAAATACAGTGAACCCTTACATTGGCTTCCAGAGGCTTTGGTGAGGGTGCTCACTGAAAATTGGATTCCACATTTTGTGTTGAAAAGCTAATCAAGTAAAATTCCTTTTAGAATTGAAAAGCTCCAAATTCATAAGATACAAAATTATGCCTATATATCCTGATAAATTGTATTATTCTTCAAGTTACacaattttatattacttttaaaaacaactaatgtagaaaatggataaaatatataaagttattaGAAGTCACTAAAAAAATGTATGGCATTATCCATAccctaatttctttatttttttttaataaacatgctTGATTTTCTTAAGAACAGTTTTGTATTTACAGAAATATTGAGCATTTAGTATAGAGAGTTCCCATATAATCGCCCAACACACAATTACTCATATAATTGACATTctacattatatttattatatatttattatatttatttataatatatatttattatatatatatttataaataatatatatatattatatatatatataataaataatatatatttattataaataatgaactGGTAGTATTTATACATTAGCTAAAATCCATAGCTTTCCCTACTTTTTACCTAATGTCTGTCTGTTCCAGGATACCAAATTACAGTACATTTGTCATGTTTCCTTTGACTCCTCTAATCTGtggcagtttctcagactttccttatATTTGGTGACTTTGATAGTTTTAAGTTATACTGGTCAGGTATATTATAAATTGCCTTATTGTGGGACTTGGTCTGATGTTTTTTTCATGGTTAGACTGGGGTTGTGGGTGTGGGGGAGTAGTTAGCAGAAGTTAAgtgccattttcatcacatcattCCAAGCGTAGTTCCTATCATCATATTTATGACTGGTGACATCAGTTGGCTGAAAAGGTGTATATCAGATTTCTTTAAAGTTAATCTTTTTCAaaggttttctttatttaaaaaataaaaataatattggtACTTTGCATCTCTAAAAGCAATGAAAGAGAAACAGGTATAGGACGGAATTCCCCTGGGCCAAGATTTGATTTCTGTTCCAGTGACCTAAGATGGGATGTGGGCAGGCCCATTAACCTCAGTGTCTCTTCCACCCTTAGGAAATTAACAAATAGAAGATTAGCACCATTTGCAGTAgatatgctatttaaaaaaagatagataTTTGTCAGAGATGTTTTCAAAGGATATCTAATacagaaattgttttttttttaagttttcattgaAGACTGATTTTTATGgtgatataaaaagaaattatgctACTATAACATAGTAAGGGAcagctgttttatttttgaaaaatttttttggccttgctgcatggcatgcagggtcttcgttactcaaccaggggtcaaacccagaccctcagcagtgaaagcgcagggtcctaaccactggatcaccaaggaattccctaggACAGCTATTTTAATGactatttaaagtttttaaaatcagaattgtTCCTGAAGGCATTCACACCCctaagagaaggaagagaggattATTTTGTGAGCTGTTTTAAAGCAGGGGTAGGTTTTTACCATTTTGAAGCTTGAATTTAATTTGTTCACATTTCAAAAGattgaaagaaaatgacagaTTGAAGGATGAACCTAAAAGAAGAAACTAGTATTTCTTTGTATTATATTAGCTGTACCTAGCGATGAGCTCTTAATATAGTTTAAAGAAAtttagtaatttgcccaaggccactCCATCTAGTCCCTACTAATTTGCTGTCATTAACAGACTCCAGAGTCCATGTTCTCAACCTCTGCACCTAACCCAATCCTTAGACAGCTGAATGAAAAGTTTATACCTTTGTATATCAGTCATGTTCCATAGTTAAAGTAAATGCTtcaacagatttcttttttcttcataacctttttatatttaaaattagatttctctttttatgctATTATAGCTTATTTTAGTCATATCATTCTATGGGGAAATATTCTGAGTTATTCAAAGACAAATGTCAAAATAGGACAGATAACTGCTACAGTAATTTGATGTGTTCCATATGAATAGTAAATACTTTATGGGTGAGATGCAGTAAAAAAATATACTCATGTATTTGTGTGTTTAAGACTCTTTTTACTTTAATGAATTGTTAGGGAACAAACTTAAAAGGTATTATTTCTGTCTGTACTTTTTATAACATTgaaattttaatctttatgtaaagaaaattcagaatagTTTAATTGATACATGCATAATAATAGAGTTCAAAGTTTCAGAATAActtacaaaaaagaaagcaaaaagtaatatgaaagttcttttaattttttacataagAGTATTACTGAGTAACaacaaattattgttttcttgtttgtttgtttgttttggggggtTTCTTTAGTTCTTAACAGATAATTCTTCCTCAGAACAAGGACCAAATAAGGTTTTTGATCTTTGCGTAGTATGTGGAGACAAAGCATCAGGTAATACTACAAATAACCTGCTATCTGTGTTGTGCTGTTAAAATAATTGCCTCACTGCTGCATTTCTTCTACTGacagtaaaaagtaaaataaaggagCATGTTGTTTTTATGGTTCATATTTGTAGCCTATGAAATTTAACTGATTTTCCCCCAGAGCTTTTTATTCACCTAAAGGTTTTTTATTTCACTGCAGTTTAATGTGATCTTGCAGTGACATAAAATGCATATTTCAAAGAATTATGAAAGGcagtttcaattttttgaaagtaAACTGAACATGTGGAAATTTTTCTGAATGTGAAACCAGTTTTATCAAAGGTATTGCTTAAAAATTCGTTGTGATCCTTAATAACATGTAACATTAGATTACTAATCTACCTGTTGAGCCCTGTTCTCATTCTAGGAATACAGAGTAATAGATTACTGAGGTGGAAAAGCTCTGGTGAACCCTGATGAAATGCTCTGCATAGttgagcagacatttctccaagccTGATTTTAGTACTCAGGTTTGCGCTGTTTTAGTTCTGGCCATTGTTCCTTCATGCCCAGAAATACATACCCATATTTATTCGTATATATTCACAAGTACCAGTGAGATAAGTTTAAGGGCCCAGCttgttttccttcatcttttttatctttcccaTAGCTTCATTACAAAACTTGTACTGGAGCTTTTCCCAGAGTATGTTCAGTTTGTTAATGGTTTGTGAAAATGATAGGTTTATCAAAGTGTAACAGATTTCTCCAAAAATTTAAAAGTGGACTCACTATAAGGAAGGATGATTAGATTTTCAAATACTAACTGACATTATATCCTTTTTTTAGAGCATAGTTTTCAGAATAAAGTAGCTTTATAaagtatattgttgttgttaagttgctaagtcatgtccagctctctggaccccatgggctatagtcctccaggttcctctgtccatgggatttcccaggcaagaatactagagtaggttgccatttccttctccaagggatgttctcaacccagggatccaacctgcatcttctgcattgacaggtggattcttaaccactgagccaccagggaaacccttatatAGTACATAATAGAATTGTCATTTGTAAGTGATCTCAGAAGTGAAAATAGTTTTTATATCATGGGTTATGGGTGAttgtgtttcttctctttcccaaaTTTTCCATGTCATTGTTAAAATTACTTTGCAAAATTTAAAATCTCATATTGTTTAGTATATTTTATCAGAGAATTGTTTGTGTCATTCTCTggtagttcattaaaaaaaaaaaacatcatgtCATAAACTCAGAAATCTCAGTTTCATCTCATGTTTAAAGGGTAGATGTGGGCGGGCCTACTTCATTTTAGTTCTGAAAAATGTGACTTTcgtattttcttaaacatttgttTCTAGGCCGTCATTATGGAGCAGTAACTTGTGAAGGCtgcaaaggattttttaaaagaagtatccGAAAAAATTTAGTTTATTCATGTCGAGGATCAAAGGACTGTATTATTAATAAACACCATCGAAATCGCTGTCAATACTGCAGGTTACAAAGATGTATTGCGTTTGGAATGAAACAAGACTGTATGTATTAGCTTTTCAGgagaaaatacttttaagaatTCAGGCAAACTCCTagaaatatgttaaaattaaCACGTTaaaatatgtcatatatatatgttttttaatttaaagttttccaacaaaaatatagaaatatgtatttttgtatgtTCAACAAATCTTAACTCAATGCTTATAATGCCAGGCATTGTAATTTTAGTTTGGATCtggtaataataattttttttaaaggtaactaGATACCAGTTTAGTTTTTCACCAAACTTTTAATACTAAAGTGGTTAATAAGGCAATAACAGTAGCTAGTATTGATTGAGCTCTCATTGTGCTTTACTCTGTGTATAGCGtacaaattaaattatttgttctcaCATCAGAATTGTCAGTAGATACTACTGTTAGCCATTTTACATTTGTGTGAACAGAGGAAATttagaaacttgcccaaggtcacataactaATAAGTGGCAGAACTTGGATTTGCATCttggcagttttgttttgtttttctcagaaaACGTACAGTTAACAACTTCAGTATACCGTCTCCTAAGTATCATGAAATAAAATTGCTGTAAATTttattgaaagttgctcagtcacatccagctctttgcaactccatggacagtagcccttcaggctcctctctgtccatggattctccaggccagaatactggaatggttagccattcccttctccaagggctcttcccaacccagagatcaaacccaggtctcccacatttcaggcagattctttgccatctgagctttaccagggaagcccataaaatttattacctctattttttttattaacctctattttataaataaaaactaagcGATTGAGTTGCTGCTCAAAAATCTCCTTGCCCTGTACAAATTAAAAAactaacaaatttttaaaaatctccctgcccttaattaaaaaaagatttgacTTGGGTCTTTTTGTGGTTCACTGTCAGTATTGTCTTCAGTtgtttaaatactttattttttaatactcttATGTGTATTAGATGTGTAAAGGACTCCTAACTTCAGGTTTTCCTTCTTGatagtgaacttttaaaaaataagaattctgCATTTCTGCCACAactggggcagggagagaaaagagaataagAGAGATGCACAGTGGCCAGTTTTACTATTTGAAGCAACTTCattgaacttaaaaaataatttctaaagatTGATGGTTATCTTTAGAGTTATGATAACCATGTCTCCCATAACAACATTGCTGACCTAGAGCTTGCATTTATAATTGCTTATAAATTCTGCATTGTGATATAAATTTGGCACATTTTTGTAGCTGTTCAGTGTGAAAGAAAACCCATTGAAGTATCCAGAGAAAAATCTTCCAACTGTGCTGCTTCAACAGAAAAAATCTACATTCGAAAAGACCTTCGAAGCCCGTTAGCTGCAACTCCAACTTTTGTAACAGATAGTGAAACTGCAAGgtatagtaaaaaaagaaaacaacagcaacatatgaTAAGCAGGTGGTCATTTTTTGTCTTCCCAGTGAAACCAAGGCTAAAATTTGTACTTATTTGTTACAGGTCAGCAGGACTTTTAGATTCAGGAATGTTTGTGAATATTCATCAATCTGGAATAAAAACTGAGTCAACTATGCTGATGACACCAGATAAGGTGTGTTTAGTACAATTAATTTAAAGCTTAAAACTGCTTAAGCTTAtaaaagtttttccttttctcctccatcAGTTTGGCCAATTGATTTGGTCCTAAATATTTCGGGTTACagattcttgtttttattttaatgaaaattatcaTCAACTGTTTGGTAGTATCaaataacaaaactaaaaaaatttggTAATGAGTTCAGTGTTCCTTATTTAACGGAAAACGATCCATGGATGAGTGGATTACAGTGCTGATTAGCAGTGGAACACTCTAGTGGAGGAATTTTAGACAAGAGTTAGTTTTATAGAGGATTTGAAGCagcaaaaaggaaacagaggttGGGATTGACTCAGAGTTTGGGATTCCCTGTAATGCTCTCGGGTCCTGCTGTCTAGGATGAGGTGAGCTCACTAAAGCTGGAGCTGGAGGATTATGACTGGTATATGATAGGTTTCTTTGACAGATGTTTCCTTTAAGTGCAAAGTGAcgtaagtttcagttcagtcacatctgactctttgggaccccatggactgcagcaagccaggcctccctgtccatcaccaactcccggagcttattcaaactcatgtccattgagttggtgatgccatccaaccacctcatcctctgtcgtctgcttcttctcccaccttcaatctttctcagcatcagggtcttttccaatgagtcagttcttctcatcaggtggccaaagtattggaatttcagcttcagcaagagtccttccaatgaatattcaggactgatctcctttagaatggactgattggatctccttgcaggccaagggactctcaagagtcttctccaacaccacagttcaaaagcatcaattcttcggtgctcagctttctttatagtccaactcgcacatccatacatgactactagaaaaaccatagctttgactagacggacctttgttggcaaagtaatgtctctgctttttaatatgctgtctaggttggtcatagcttttcttccaaggagcaagcatatttatatttcatggctgtagtcaccatctgcagtgattttggagcccaagaaaataaagtctgtcactgttttcacagtttccccatctctttgccatgaagtgatgggaccagaggccatgatcttagttttctgaatgttgagttttaagccaacttttcactctcctctttcactttcatcaagaggctctttagttctttgctttctgccgtaagtgtggtgtgaAATGGGCCAGGTCACTGGAGCAGCTTCTACTTTGTGAGTcctgataaattaattttatcagtAGAAATGTTCATTTTTCCACTAGAACCAACTATAGCTTCAACGTGGAAAAGTCTTCTGGGtttctttcatcttaaaataaAAGTCCTCAGATATAGAAATGTATAATAAGTATAAAATTCTTTATATTCCTTTTGTGTTGTCCTACAAACTTTTTAGTgttaaaatgttgatattaaaaatatttcagatgaaGAGAAATTCTTCACGTACCTCACTTAAAACACTGACTTGAATCAAGAGTAGTAACAGTTGCATGAGCTCTCATGCTATGTATCCAAGTCATCTGGGTCCCCTTAGAGATTTGGAGCAGCTCTTTATTGAGCAAGAGgtctgaaataaaaaacaagcatGTAGAATTCCGTAGTGTTTGAAAGCCCCTTAtaagaactgaaaacaaacatTGTTCCTGAAGGCAGATTTCAGAGAGCCTATTACTGGTGTTTGTCTTAACCTATAATGTGATCTGGTTTCATATGCcctatgaaattatttattctatatatGGCCAGatttgtgttattattttttatttggtacTTTAAGGCAATCTTAATACTTGTGCTCTGGAATCAAATTTcatctgccacttactagctgcaTAACCTTGGGCAAGATATTTGACCTtagtgcttcagtttccttcctcatctataaaataagggaTAATAAGAGTGTCTGCCTTACAGATTGGGCTTTAGCGTATTGTTATTAATCAAGGAGATCTGGTATCTTACCATATATTTTGGAATTACATTCAAGACTTCACTTAGCCTTATCTACATGATTTGTACCTAGAATGGTAGTTACAACTTCATTGACATATTAACTTcttcaggaaaggaagagaactaagttttgttgaaaattttctgTAATACTTGCCCAGACACTGTACTTCTCTAAATGTCTTTATATTAAATTGTGTTAACAACCTTATTTGGTTAGTTTCTGACAAATGGTCCCAAAGCTGTCAAGCTACAATGTAAGTCCTTTCCACATTAAGCACCTGTCTAGATAGACATGGTAtgaaatggaagagaatatataaatgttttagttgaaaattaaaacaccTAAAAAATGTCAGTTccttttacatgtatatatgaagGCAGGAGCAGGGGTTAGGAGCACAGGCTTTCCTGTCAGACCGATCTGACTTCCTATCCTGCCTCTACTACTTACTGCTAAAGAGACAATGAGTAATTCTTCTTATCAGTAATAAAGGGACAATGATTGCAATTTCACAGGGTTGATGTATGGattacataaaatacatacaaagGTCGCAGTCATGTAAGAAACTTAGTAACTGGTGGATTACTCAGTAAATAATTCTGGGACCATTCTTTAGTTTGGGGAGAGCACAGAAGCTATTTGTCTATGTATTCATAGACAAATCAGTTTTGCATAAACTAAAGAATTGATATAGAGAAATTCAAGGAAACATGTATCCTCTTAGGAGTAATCATTATCACTAAAAAACCATAAagatataatgaaaaattttaaatatctatggACCTGTCAGAAGTCATAGAAGGCAAACTGAAAAGCCTTTCATTTGAttagggtggaatgatttgagcaTTTATGAAAGAATGACTAAtgagtatataaaaatatgaatttaaaatgataCTCAAAATTCACCTTTCGTCATAAGTTGCTTGGGCATTGATTCATTGCTctaaaattgataaataaaaggaagaaaaataaaccatcTATCTGCTTTTCCTGTACAGATTATATTTCTGGGTAGTCAGAGAGTTGAGCAGATTTTTTCATAAAACAGTTGTCGCTAATTCATGCATAAAGAATGTACAcgttaacaaaaataaaaagtggtgACAAATAGGAAAACATGCAATATATACAAAAGCCCAGTCTCCTAAATAATGTAGAGGGACTTTCCACCTACAGAATGCTTGatatttaacacatttaacaCAGTGGCTGGTAAAACTTGGCATCCTGGAAGTCTGTTCAGTAAtacacttttcttttctctattccttaataaaacattaattttatccTATGCAACTTTCGAGTTTGCATAATAAGTTTTGGGAATTAcagaaatatcaaaattttaatgcTGGAAGATCTTGAAAGCTCATCTAATTTAATATCCTTTTATAGGGAAGGCACCTgttaatggacttccctggtagtcctggttccatccctggtcagggaattagatatcacatgccacaactaagacctggggcagcaaatacctttttaataaaagaaagcaaCTGTTATGTGGATAGATAGCCATTATGTACAGTTTTTAGTTTAACCtgtgtaaatattaatatttcctagGAAATGTGCCTGATATTTTTAAACTTGTTCCTCAAGTTTCTAAAAGCTCAGAGCTCTTTGATTTtactttctagatttcatatatctTTATATGCTTTTCTTTTGGCATTTCACATTCTAGAATTAGATATTTAAGATTGAAATGTTAACTGATACCAATttgcagaattttaattttttttttttaaaggctgtatCATGTCAGGGAGATTTAAGTACATTGGCCAGTGTGGTTACATCATTAGCAAACCTTGgaaaaactaaagatcctgcTCCAAATAGTAATGAAGTGTCTATGATTGAAAGCTTAAGCAATGGTGATACTTCTTATACCTCTGTGTGTGAATTTCATCAAGAAATGCAGACAAACGGTGATGTTTCAAGGTAAGATCTGTTTTGAGCATGTGTCCCTTTGCCAATTGTCCTTTAGTATctcttaaaaaatacttttatgttaaatattatttacagaagtttcaaaaaacaattatttctatTAAACTTAGAAAATTTAAGTCATAAGTAAACTTTCATTGAAAAATTCTGTTCAATATAAAATGATGTCCAGCAGGTTACATTGTAAATAGTGAGCAATAAGTAAATATGATAAGATTAGAAATGTAGTCATAAAattcagttttggtttttttttcccaataaagaTGATAATTTGGGTCTGATTTTTCAGATGTTCTAGTTGCCAGATTTTATATTCTGTGTATTTAAAGTTTAATGTATATCTTACTAGGCAGTCATTTTTCATTTCCCCCACCAATTTCTGGTGAtgaaaataggttttaaaaattgggttgaaTCCATTATAGTTTTAAGTTTACACTTCAGGAAACTTGTATCAGAATTCTACTTTTCATTCTTCTGCTATTAATACTTAGGATGTAGAAACCAGCTTTTTTTACACTCTGTTCCTCTTCTAAAATATTGAACGAACTGCAGAATCTCACCGAGTACTTTGTTGAACATGAGATTTTAAAGAACTGTAGAAGCCCTCTCACTGAAAAATACAAGGAGCTGTTTGACTAGTTACTTACTAATATTAATTATTTGCCATCTTAATTTCAGATTCTTATAGTTCAGATGTAGCTGTGTTATCATAAGTTTATtctctgcatttttaaataaaattaaaaacctaacTTTGTTTTGTGTAGAATAAAGTCAGCTTAAGTTCTTGCTCTTGTTCTTCTAAATAACTtttgtatgtaaaataaatggcCTGATACCTTGTTGTATCAAATATTTAACTTGTAAAAGGAAGCATAAGAATTTTTCTCCCCTTAAATcatgtaagttttttaaaaagactaattCTCtggtaaaatatattaataataaagttttTCATACTATACATTTAAagtttaatttgttatttttggaGAGTGAGTCAAAGACATCACTGAAATAGGATACTCAGTGATATACCAAAGTTCTATTTTCTAAACAGTTTTTAAGGCCTAAATCTTAATTTCAGGATTTTATATAGAATTCTCATTTTATTGTGGAGATTGGCCAAGCTCACAGCTTCTGATGTCTCCTTATAGGGCATTTGACACTCTTGCAAAAGCTTTGAATCCTGGAGAAAGCACAGCCTGTCAGAGCTCAGGAGAGGGCATGGAAGGAAACGTACACCTAATTGCTGGAGACTCAAGCATAAATTACATCGAAAAAGAGGGGCCACTTCTCAGCGATTCACATGTAGCTTTCAgggtatttctatatatatatacatttcataatttttatgttGTGTGACCATTTTAATTGTCCtttcagaaatcaaaatatatttgttgtgCTTTTAAACTCAGAGATACCCCAAATAGGATTCGAAACACCAgctaaaacataaaataacagCTCACTAAAACATCCTGTTTATATAGTAC
Coding sequences within:
- the NR2C1 gene encoding nuclear receptor subfamily 2 group C member 1 isoform X4, producing MASIEEIAHQIIEQQMGEIVTEQPTGQKIQIVTALDHNTQGKQFILTNHDGSTPNKVILARQDSTPGKVFFTTPDAAGVNQLFFTTPDLSTQQLQFLTDNSSSEQGPNKVFDLCVVCGDKASGRHYGAVTCEGCKGFFKRSIRKNLVYSCRGSKDCIINKHHRNRCQYCRLQRCIAFGMKQDSVQCERKPIEVSREKSSNCAASTEKIYIRKDLRSPLAATPTFVTDSETARSAGLLDSGMFVNIHQSGIKTESTMLMTPDKAVSCQGDLSTLASVVTSLANLGKTKDPAPNSNEVSMIESLSNGDTSYTSVCEFHQEMQTNGDVSRAFDTLAKALNPGESTACQSSGEGMEGNVHLIAGDSSINYIEKEGPLLSDSHVAFRLTMPSPMPEYLNVHYIGESASRLLFLSMHWALSIPSFQALGQENSISLVKAYWNELFTLGLAQCWQVMNVATILATFVNCLHSSLQQDHPGLENMEQIEKFQEKAYVEFQDYITKTYPDDTYRLSRLLLRLPALRLMNATITEELFFKGLIGNVRIDSVIPHILKMEPADYNSQIIGHSI